Proteins from one Periplaneta americana isolate PAMFEO1 chromosome 6, P.americana_PAMFEO1_priV1, whole genome shotgun sequence genomic window:
- the LOC138701531 gene encoding zinc finger protein OZF-like: MVLTKTRSLEITQLESVLFRWLILRSKQIWQVEPWLLSLNQRQLIVFDLKHSSSQGWWQEALENSWGRSLFRSVGGDNAQESFDNLSSIFHVLNNPGEVITEVTHFQSNTNTVPISPNYPCKKCGKSFATDESLCAHVTTHSEETIFRCTDCFETFSSSFKLSYHVKSHEERKFACKVCSKTFLTQHHLKMHSAMHMDVKPYPCDMCGSRFRYKKTLETHQKTHIASVDINDSRSSSNKPFACGICDMTFETRNSYNHHTKSHKSAPNSLACNFCGKVFSAKRSLLQHVRTHTGERGFSCEICGKELTSKESLHCHMMMHSGEKPLVCDVCGKGFSHRKYFVVHQRIHTGERPYKCVTCGKSFTQASTLTVHRRYHTGERPYKCVVCNKGFVTRTIMITHMRKHDT, translated from the exons CCCTGGCTTCTGTCATTGAATCAAAGACAGTTGATTGTTTTTGATTTGAAACATTCCAGCAGTCAGGGTTGGTGGCAAGAAGCCTTGGAAAATTCCTGGGGAAGATCACTTTTCAG GTCTGTTGGTGGTGATAATGCTCAAGAATCGTTTGACAATCTCTCGAGTATATTTCATGTGCTAAATAATCCTGGGGAAGTGATAACTGAGGTAACTCATTTTCAAAGTAACACCAATACTGTGCCGATTTCTCCCAATTACCCTTGTAAAAAATGTGGGAAATCATTTGCAACAGATGAATCTTTGTGTGCCCATGTCACCACTCACAGTGAAGAGACGATTTTTCGATGCACGGATTGTTTTGAAACATTTTCTAGTTCTTTTAAGCTCTCATATCACGTGAAGAGTCATGAAGAAAGAAAGTTTGCATGCAAGGTGTGCAGTAAAACCTTCTTAACCCAACATCACTTAAAGATGCATAGTGCAATGCACATGGATGTGAAGCCTTATCCCTGTGACATGTGTGGCAGCAGATTCAGGTACAAAAAGACGCTTGAGACACACCAGAAAACACACATAGCTAGCGTAGATATAAATGACTCACGATCGAGTAGTAACAAACCATTTGCATGTGGAATATGTGATATGACATTCGAGACGAGGAACAGTTACAACCACCACACAAAAAGCCACAAAAGTGCTCCGAATAGCCTGGCCTGCAACTTTTGTGGGAAGGTATTCTCAGCAAAGAGGAGTCTCTTACAGCACGTGCGCACTCACACAGGAGAACGGGGCTTCTCGTGCGAGATCTGTGGTAAGGAACTGACCAGCAAGGAGTCACTTCACTGCCATATGATGATGCACTCGGGGGAGAAACCTTTGGTGTGTGATGTGTGTGGGAAAGGATTCTCACATCGTAAGTACTTTGTGGTACATCAGCGAATTCACACGGGTGAGCGTCCCTACAAGTGCGTGACTTGCGGAAAGTCGTTTACTCAGGCATCGACACTCACTGTTCACAGACGCTACCATACGGGTGAACGGCCATATAAGTGTGTTGTATGCAATAAAGGCTTCGTAACGAGGACCATAATGATAACTCATATGCGTAAACATGATACATGA